In the Alkaliphilus oremlandii OhILAs genome, one interval contains:
- a CDS encoding tocopherol cyclase family protein yields the protein MYLIKKLWHPEMFQGKYKNKNYFEGWYYKLIDSKQENVWAVIPGIAHGKSEDDHHAFVQVIEANSCNVHYFKYDISSFKFLENKFNVQIGNNLFTQDGIILDLKDQNISIQGQLSFQNIIPFPKGILRPGIMGPFSFVPFMECYHGVVNIHHEIEGSIAHNGTEISFNNGYGYIEKDWGKSFPESWIWIQSNHFPQGDVSLMFSIAKIPFLCSHFTGFLSFLRIGDRMFSFATYTGAKITKLQYMKDTILIDIADAKYTLHIKAIFSKGGVLKAPKNGLMNGEVTESITSTVMVSLHDHKSRANLFEGKGIHTGFEIGGNIEYFLQLGKS from the coding sequence ATGTACCTCATAAAAAAGCTATGGCATCCAGAAATGTTTCAGGGAAAATATAAAAATAAAAATTATTTTGAAGGATGGTATTATAAATTAATTGATTCTAAACAGGAAAATGTATGGGCGGTTATCCCCGGCATTGCACATGGAAAATCCGAAGACGATCACCATGCTTTCGTTCAGGTTATCGAAGCAAACAGCTGCAATGTCCATTATTTTAAATACGATATTTCCAGTTTTAAATTCCTAGAAAACAAATTCAATGTCCAGATTGGAAATAATCTCTTCACACAAGACGGCATTATTCTAGACTTAAAAGATCAGAACATCTCAATTCAAGGTCAACTATCCTTTCAGAATATCATTCCTTTTCCCAAAGGAATCCTTCGACCGGGAATTATGGGGCCTTTCTCTTTTGTACCTTTCATGGAGTGCTACCACGGTGTTGTCAACATTCATCATGAGATTGAGGGCAGTATTGCCCACAATGGTACTGAGATTAGCTTTAATAATGGCTACGGCTACATAGAGAAAGACTGGGGCAAGTCCTTTCCAGAATCCTGGATTTGGATACAATCCAATCATTTTCCACAGGGTGATGTTTCCCTCATGTTTTCCATTGCCAAAATCCCTTTTCTCTGTAGCCATTTTACTGGCTTTCTTTCCTTTTTACGAATCGGAGATCGGATGTTTTCATTTGCTACCTATACAGGGGCAAAAATTACAAAGCTACAGTATATGAAGGATACGATTCTCATAGATATTGCCGATGCTAAATATACCCTCCATATCAAGGCCATCTTTTCCAAGGGTGGCGTCTTAAAGGCACCGAAAAATGGGCTGATGAACGGTGAAGTTACAGAGAGTATTACCTCCACTGTTATGGTTTCTCTGCATGATCACAAAAGTAGAGCGAATCTATTTGAGGGAAAGGGGATCCATACTGGTTTTGAAATTGGAGGAAATATAGAATATTTTCTACAACTTGGTAAATCATAG